Proteins encoded in a region of the Zunongwangia endophytica genome:
- a CDS encoding DUF6146 family protein, producing MKNLLYLVLLVLFVYGCGLTKNNGRSGRNANAKNDTVRIANDSLEYEIIIIEPGFNLFINSIARPEGYYSQNYLENKNRILVTDYNNRVLQPMRYNDNLYVQQINYDPQIDYGYEVNYLLYYYFVYLSRQYNQRFSVPTRI from the coding sequence ATGAAAAATTTACTTTATTTAGTTTTATTGGTGCTGTTCGTATACGGCTGTGGTTTAACCAAGAATAATGGTAGAAGCGGTAGAAACGCCAATGCAAAAAACGATACCGTTCGAATTGCAAATGATAGCCTGGAATATGAAATTATAATAATTGAACCTGGCTTCAATTTGTTTATAAACAGTATTGCACGCCCTGAAGGTTATTATTCTCAAAATTACTTAGAAAATAAAAACCGCATTTTAGTAACAGATTATAATAATCGCGTGCTCCAACCGATGCGTTATAACGATAATCTTTACGTGCAGCAAATTAATTACGATCCTCAGATCGATTATGGATACGAAGTAAATTATCTTCTATACTACTATTTTGTTTATTTAAGCCGGCAATATAACCAGAGGTTTAGCGTCCCGACTCGCATTTAA